ACAGTATAGACAAAGTAAACAAAGATGTTTCCATCAATATCTGCCGATGGGCCTTCCCGGGCACTTGGGCTAAAGATGCAGCAACCTCCTGGCGTATCAGCGGGGATATTAACGCACATTGGGGCTCATTAAAATATGTAGTCGGCAAGAATCTTTACCTGTCTGCCTATGCCGGCAACGGACATTACAATGACATGGATATGATGGTTATCGGATTCCGTAACGACAGCAAAGTGGGCGGACAAGGTCTTACCCCGACAGAAGAAGAAGCTCATTTCGGTTTATGGTGTATCATGAGCTCTCCTTTGCTTATCGGATGTAACCTGGAAAACATACCAGACTCTTCTCTCGAACTGCTGAAAAATAAAGAATTGATTGCCCTCAACCAAGACCCGCTGGGCTTGCAGGCCTACGTAGCGCAACATGAAAATGAAGGTTATGTACTTGTGAAAGATATTGAGCAGAAACGTGGAAACGTACGTGCTGTGGCTCTCTACAATCCTTCCGATACCGTATGCAGTTTCTCCGTCCCGTTCTCTTCATTGGAATTTGGAGGAAACGTAAAAGTACGTGATCTCGTAAAACACAGCGATTTAGGCAACTTCTCCGATGCTTTCGAACAAACGCTTCCGGCACACAGCGCCATGTTCCTCCGCATGGAAGGCGAAACACGTCTGGAACCGACTTTGTACGAAGCGGAATGGGCTTACTTGCCTCTTTTCAACGACCTTGGTAAAAATCCTAAAGGTATTCTTTATGCCAATGACAAGGAAGCTTCCGGCAAAATGAAAGTAGGTTTCCTGGGTGGACAACCGGAAAATTATGCCGAATGGAAGGAAGTGTACAGCGGAGATGGCGGACGCTATAACATGACTATTCATTACTCCTACGGTAAAGGTCGCCAGATAGAATTGGATGTCAACGGTATTATTACCAAAATCGATTCTTTGGGTGAGGATAATAACCACAACGAAATCACAGTTCCCGTTGAGCTAAAAGCCGGTTACAACACCATTCGCATGGGTAATAGTTACAACTGGGCACCGGATATCGATTGCTTCACTTTGACAAAAGCATTATAATAACCATATAAAAAAGGAGTAAAATATGATAAATACATCTTTACTCCTTTTTTAATCTATATGCTAGTTTATTCTATCATCGTCACACAGGCTTTTTCGGTCAAAGTTACCTGTAATTTGGCATCATCCTTTTCAGGAATCCAAAACATACGTTTGCACTCTCCTTTTTGAAGTTTCACATTCCCATTGTGACCTGTCAAGTATTCCGTATCAATCCGACATTCTTGCACATTTACAGACCAATTATCCATCATATTCAGATTCAAATGCAGATTATTGATCTTACCACTCTGAAATTCCACATTCCTGCCACTCCTAGCAACATGCAAAGCTCTAAGATCGCACGAATCCACTTGCATAGAATTAGAAGTATTAATGGAAAGAGAATCCTTTGTCAAATTTTTAAGAGCTATATCCTGCATGTAAATATCATTGATAATACATTCCACCTCTTGCGTCAGATTCAGTTGCATGTCTCCCGTTATCATCGCCACATATCTGGATTCCTTTAACTCTTGCAGGAGTTTATCCAGCGGATAGTCCAAAAGAATTTTCAACGTATCCCCCATGACGGTCATTTTCAGATAGTCATTTACTTTCTGCGAACAGGAAAATTCATTTTTCTCTCCTTTTGAAGGCAGCACTCGCAAAAAAGAATTTGCCAGCCAGACACTACATTCTTCTGTATGCATCTCCGTTTGAGCAAGCCATATTACCCGGCAAGCCGGGATTTCTTTGGTTAGCTGCTCTCCTTGCAGATTTATTTGATTGGAAAAGTGCGGCCTCCCCAGACAATACATCACAAACATTCCGCCTACCAGCACACAAAGTCCGGCTACAAAAAGCCCAATTAATATATAAGTTGTACGTTTCATAATATTTGTTTTACTTTTCTTTTTTACAAAATTCCCGGTACATATCGGTTATCTCTTTGATAGGAATATCCAGTGTCTTAATCTGCTTGAAAAAATAATCCAGTTCTTCTTTCAAAAAAGTATTCTTTCGCAAAGAATGAATCAGTTCCCTTGCACCGGTAGAGACAAAATAACCAATGCCGCGTTTATTATAAATAATATTCTGTGACTGGAGATAATCAAATGAGCGCATCACTGTATTGGCATTTACTTCCACAATAGCGGCATATTCTCTGACAGAAGGGATGCGTTCCTCTTCCCCAAATTGCCCCAGAAGTATCTCATCACAGATCCTATCAGCGATCTGCAGATAAATAGCTTTACTTTCTTTAAAATTCATAGGCTAGAGTATTACATACGTTGAATAATCTCGGACTCCTTAAAACGAAAAAAGGCAAGTACCCAATTAACCAATGCAAAAAACATAAAGGCTATGGTTCCCAGAGTGAAAACTTGTTGCTCCGTGAAAAAAGAAAAAATATAGCCGTAATCTTTATTGTTGTTTCCATGAAATAGCATATTACCCGTCAACATTCCCATCAATACATAAATCAGAACAATGATTGTAACCGAAACAAAAGTTTTAAGAAAAGAGTTCTTCGGCCAAACAGAACTACCTAATACGAACAATGACTGCACAAAGCAATATATAGAAAGGACTAATATCAACTGATACGTTTCATTGAATAAAAACCACCGTTTCCCGCTACCGACTAAATCTCCCAGATTGACAGGGAGTATCACCTCTTTTACCTCCGGATAGATAAGCGAATAAACCATTACTCTTG
The Bacteroides luhongzhouii DNA segment above includes these coding regions:
- a CDS encoding GntR family transcriptional regulator; its protein translation is MNFKESKAIYLQIADRICDEILLGQFGEEERIPSVREYAAIVEVNANTVMRSFDYLQSQNIIYNKRGIGYFVSTGARELIHSLRKNTFLKEELDYFFKQIKTLDIPIKEITDMYREFCKKEK
- a CDS encoding alpha-galactosidase D, with protein sequence MKNSIYLFTVAVTSFMCISCTKTQTTLSENEKAVNPPIMGWSSWNAFRVDISEDIIKNQADLMVKKGLKDAGYHYVNIDDGYFGKRDDNGIMLGNEKRFPNGMKPVADHIHSLGMKAGLYTDAGNSTCGSMWDNDTAGIGAGIYGHELQDAQLYFGDWGFDFIKIDYCGGDALGLNEKERYTSIRNSIDKVNKDVSINICRWAFPGTWAKDAATSWRISGDINAHWGSLKYVVGKNLYLSAYAGNGHYNDMDMMVIGFRNDSKVGGQGLTPTEEEAHFGLWCIMSSPLLIGCNLENIPDSSLELLKNKELIALNQDPLGLQAYVAQHENEGYVLVKDIEQKRGNVRAVALYNPSDTVCSFSVPFSSLEFGGNVKVRDLVKHSDLGNFSDAFEQTLPAHSAMFLRMEGETRLEPTLYEAEWAYLPLFNDLGKNPKGILYANDKEASGKMKVGFLGGQPENYAEWKEVYSGDGGRYNMTIHYSYGKGRQIELDVNGIITKIDSLGEDNNHNEITVPVELKAGYNTIRMGNSYNWAPDIDCFTLTKAL